In the Acetobacterium sp. KB-1 genome, AAATTTTAGTTCCGGAATAAAAATAATAAGGCTCATAATCAATGTTTTCAAGGCTTTTTAATATAAGAACCCTTTTTAAAATATCAAGATTATTACCAAGATTCTTTTTATTAACTAAAGGAATGATATTTTGTACTTGTCCGCCTTTATTTTGCCTACTTGCGCGTATGATCAATTCATAGAGAAAATAATGTTTAAAATTTATCGACATAATCACATTGCCATCTGTTCGTCTTTCCATTTCTTCCATAAAACAGCTGCGGATGATTCCTTCAATTTTTAGCTGTCCCTTGATAATCCGAGCTTTTTCAGAAGTTAGTTGGTTCTTTACCAGAAACTCCTCCGATTCTATCCAGCTTTTTTCCTGAATAATCTGATTATTGATTTCACTGTATAGAGAAAAAATATCATGACTGTTTATCATATTTTCATGATCATCATATTCTTTCTCATAGAGTGCGTATAACTGCTTTTTTTTATCCTTGTTTAAGTTTAGAGCGATCATTATCTTTCGAAGGTCTTCTAAATTTAGTTTTCGCCTTCCGGATAAAAAATGCTGAAATGTTGAGCGATCTACACCAATCTCTTTAGCAAGTGAAAAATTAGTCACATTCTTTTCTTTAATCAGATCTCGTAACAAAGTACCGATTTCCTGGCTCATATTATCCCTCTCTAACATTTCAGAGTTTTTTCGCGATCTATCAAAGTATCAAAGGACTAAATCATTTATTGTTATTCTTATAGCAAATCTTGTCCTTGTACCATTTTTAATGAGTTGCTACTATTTTAACCTAGCGATTTAAAATAATCAATATCAGCAATCAATAATCATGTTTATTTCATTACTTCAATGACTGTATCTTTTTTTTGCAAAAAAAGCGCGCATCAGCCAAGGGGGCGGCGCGCGCAGTTGTGATTTAATCTTATTAACAGCATATTGCTTTATTCATTTTATCTTGACAGAACATCAACTTAGTTAAATA is a window encoding:
- a CDS encoding helix-turn-helix domain-containing protein — its product is MSQEIGTLLRDLIKEKNVTNFSLAKEIGVDRSTFQHFLSGRRKLNLEDLRKIMIALNLNKDKKKQLYALYEKEYDDHENMINSHDIFSLYSEINNQIIQEKSWIESEEFLVKNQLTSEKARIIKGQLKIEGIIRSCFMEEMERRTDGNVIMSINFKHYFLYELIIRASRQNKGGQVQNIIPLVNKKNLGNNLDILKRVLILKSLENIDYEPYYFYSGTKIYDDISIIVPNYFITSKQVITIDRDFESAIIYEDLEIIDYYRRKARFILSKCTSFAKKELLEWTDCLLPSFEKIKKNNTTEKYIAFDQLEHLLDKTLKQGNKDDSVNQFKFQEKGGANFSDYFVLRNGLISGAGNLSIRYLVNDEQVEFILINERNKSILKLIINEIGIVTIFREFFNYLPRSVHVCSKAEIKNSLHNIRSVTNNLENN